The following are encoded in a window of Telmatobacter sp. DSM 110680 genomic DNA:
- a CDS encoding putative Ig domain-containing protein, producing the protein MKRSFLIVLSVVLFVCGCGSTKKVISVAIAPSAQAKIDAGQTLSFSATLANDSHSKGVSWTMSGTGCTGSACGTFTGSTSTGITYVAPKTVSSSMTVSIQATSVADTTKTASATVVVSPTPSISTTTLAGGTVATAYSATLAATGGSGALTWALASGSSLPAGLSLTNAGTISGTPTTAGATSFTVKVTDASGGHEGPVSATQQLSLTIKPAQLVIATTSLSNGVAGAAYSASLAASGGTGTIGWSLTTGTLPAGLSLSGSMISGTPTAAGTSVFTVTATDSGSPAQTVNQSLSITINPKLAITTTALSNGVVGTAYSTSLASSGGVGTITWSVATGTLPVGLTLGAAGVISGTPTTAGSSNFTVQAKDSGTPQQSAQQALSVTIYAGLTITTTSLPNGTMNSTYSATLASAGGTGNVTWSISQGSMPAGLTLSNSGAISGTPTASGPFNFTVSATDSSSPPQTKTQALIITISPALSITTTSLPAGTVGTAYSQNIETSGGTLPISWSVTTGSLPAGLALAGNSMGVGVISGAPTAPGSSTFTVTAKDSSTPQVSVNQQFTLAINAPPLAITTTTLPNGTVNAAYSAPLQASGGTPPYAWTVATGSTLPNWLTLGGSGTNWTLSGTPTTAAIAAFSLTVSDSSVPSQSQTQALTLTVASASACGTGNESALKGQYAFGMTGRTGDGFFAVVGSFTADGIGNITAGYVDANGEQDLGNGLGVQSGTITPSGSSYTMGTDNRGCATIVTPFYTFITRFAIPPSTSGFAQGVIQEAEPTGWEVFAGSGQIFQQQVPTAVPTGNWVHAQIGAIGTSQYESGVIASGVDVYGSGGVITNGEYDYKSYGILTKQSGLTGTYTAPDPTTGRYTLTTTANLGTLGPKSLNRAAYLLSPTHILEVTTSAGTILAGDLKLQSGSLTLSGNLAMYGTSTNSYGTTSDMAGFGLVNATGTSYTGKIYQNVTGKWTTPSPVPTTCSYTIDSFGRVATSGTNCGGYYNSTTSAWVEPPVIYLTGSNTGFLAGSDGIWKVAPQSATTITAGSYYLGTPQPDIVWGTGWDTVSGIAQVTSNSITGSEDKSRLPNENFSQTLTLNADGTFSTSDNPGVVTGLVISPSQLIELQDPTALWPSIVVINAVK; encoded by the coding sequence ATGAAGAGATCTTTCTTGATCGTGTTGTCAGTCGTCTTGTTTGTGTGCGGATGCGGGAGCACCAAAAAGGTCATCTCGGTTGCGATTGCTCCATCGGCACAGGCAAAAATTGATGCAGGCCAAACATTGAGCTTCAGCGCTACGCTCGCCAATGATTCCCACAGTAAGGGCGTCAGCTGGACCATGTCCGGAACCGGGTGCACAGGAAGCGCATGCGGCACCTTTACAGGCAGCACATCCACGGGCATTACGTATGTCGCTCCTAAGACTGTTTCATCCAGCATGACAGTGTCTATTCAGGCAACATCGGTGGCCGACACCACTAAGACCGCATCTGCAACGGTGGTGGTTTCACCAACTCCCAGCATCAGCACGACGACTCTGGCGGGGGGCACAGTCGCTACGGCTTACAGCGCGACTCTGGCGGCGACCGGTGGTTCTGGCGCGCTGACATGGGCACTCGCCAGCGGATCTTCTCTGCCTGCCGGTCTTTCGTTGACCAACGCCGGAACCATTTCGGGTACTCCGACAACTGCCGGAGCCACAAGTTTCACCGTGAAGGTCACCGATGCCTCCGGTGGACACGAAGGGCCAGTCTCCGCGACGCAACAGTTGAGCTTGACGATCAAGCCGGCCCAGTTGGTGATCGCCACAACGTCGCTTTCTAATGGCGTCGCAGGCGCGGCATACAGTGCTTCTCTGGCAGCGTCGGGTGGTACAGGAACCATCGGCTGGAGTTTGACGACCGGAACTTTGCCTGCCGGATTGAGCTTGAGTGGCTCGATGATTTCCGGCACTCCCACTGCCGCGGGCACCAGCGTGTTTACAGTCACCGCCACAGATTCGGGAAGCCCCGCGCAAACTGTCAATCAATCACTGAGCATCACTATCAATCCGAAACTTGCCATCACCACTACAGCCCTGAGCAATGGCGTCGTCGGCACAGCTTATAGCACGAGCCTCGCGTCTAGCGGTGGCGTAGGAACCATCACCTGGAGCGTGGCCACTGGCACGTTGCCAGTTGGGCTGACTTTAGGTGCTGCCGGAGTGATTTCCGGCACGCCCACCACAGCAGGAAGTTCCAACTTTACCGTTCAAGCCAAGGATTCCGGCACACCGCAGCAATCGGCACAGCAGGCACTTAGTGTCACGATTTACGCGGGATTGACCATCACGACCACGTCTTTACCCAACGGCACAATGAACTCCACCTACAGCGCTACGCTCGCAAGTGCTGGCGGCACAGGAAACGTCACCTGGAGCATCTCTCAGGGAAGCATGCCAGCAGGCCTCACTCTCAGCAATTCGGGAGCGATTTCCGGCACGCCCACTGCCTCAGGCCCATTCAACTTTACAGTTTCCGCCACCGATTCAAGCAGCCCTCCCCAGACCAAAACTCAAGCACTAATTATCACGATCAGTCCCGCGCTGAGCATCACAACCACGTCGCTCCCAGCCGGCACCGTTGGCACGGCCTACAGCCAGAACATAGAAACGAGCGGCGGCACACTACCGATCAGCTGGAGTGTAACTACGGGGAGCTTGCCTGCAGGGCTAGCGCTCGCAGGCAACTCGATGGGTGTGGGCGTGATCTCCGGAGCACCCACGGCGCCTGGCAGTTCCACCTTTACCGTGACAGCAAAGGATTCCAGCACGCCGCAGGTGAGTGTCAACCAGCAGTTCACGCTGGCAATCAACGCCCCGCCGCTCGCGATCACAACGACCACCTTGCCCAACGGAACGGTGAATGCGGCTTACAGTGCACCTTTGCAAGCTTCTGGAGGCACGCCGCCCTATGCATGGACAGTAGCAACCGGCTCAACGCTGCCCAACTGGTTGACGCTGGGTGGCTCGGGGACGAACTGGACGCTTTCCGGAACGCCCACCACAGCTGCCATCGCAGCCTTCTCGCTTACTGTGTCCGATTCCAGCGTACCGAGCCAAAGCCAGACTCAGGCATTAACCCTCACTGTGGCTTCGGCGTCGGCTTGCGGCACGGGAAACGAGTCCGCTCTCAAAGGGCAGTACGCTTTTGGAATGACGGGCCGAACCGGTGACGGATTCTTTGCCGTTGTTGGCTCTTTTACAGCAGATGGAATTGGAAACATCACCGCAGGTTACGTGGATGCCAACGGCGAACAAGACTTGGGCAACGGCTTGGGCGTCCAATCCGGCACCATCACCCCGAGTGGCAGCAGCTACACCATGGGCACGGACAATCGTGGATGCGCCACGATCGTTACTCCGTTCTACACGTTCATCACGCGCTTTGCTATTCCTCCCAGCACTTCAGGTTTCGCGCAAGGCGTGATTCAGGAAGCTGAGCCCACTGGTTGGGAAGTGTTTGCCGGCTCGGGCCAGATCTTCCAGCAGCAAGTACCCACCGCAGTGCCCACCGGGAACTGGGTCCACGCTCAGATCGGCGCGATCGGCACGTCTCAATACGAATCAGGGGTGATAGCTTCGGGTGTCGACGTATACGGCAGCGGCGGCGTCATCACGAATGGCGAATATGATTACAAGAGCTACGGGATCCTTACGAAGCAGTCGGGCTTAACGGGCACGTACACCGCTCCTGACCCGACCACGGGTCGCTACACACTCACCACCACGGCAAACTTGGGCACCTTGGGACCCAAAAGCCTGAACCGTGCTGCCTACCTGCTTTCACCGACCCATATTCTCGAAGTCACCACGAGCGCGGGCACCATTCTGGCTGGGGATCTGAAGCTCCAGAGTGGTTCCTTAACCCTGTCCGGCAATCTCGCCATGTATGGGACAAGTACGAACAGCTACGGGACAACTTCTGACATGGCGGGATTTGGTCTCGTGAACGCCACGGGAACGAGCTACACGGGCAAGATTTACCAAAACGTAACTGGCAAGTGGACGACGCCGTCGCCAGTTCCCACCACCTGCTCCTACACCATTGACTCTTTCGGCAGGGTCGCGACCAGCGGCACGAACTGCGGCGGCTATTACAACTCCACCACCTCGGCTTGGGTCGAGCCGCCAGTCATCTACCTGACCGGCTCCAATACGGGCTTTCTTGCAGGATCGGACGGTATCTGGAAAGTTGCGCCGCAGTCGGCAACCACAATCACAGCCGGGAGCTACTATCTGGGTACGCCGCAACCGGACATTGTTTGGGGAACTGGCTGGGATACGGTAAGCGGGATTGCCCAGGTGACCAGCAACAGCATTACCGGATCCGAAGACAAGTCTCGGCTACCGAACGAAAACTTCAGCCAAACCCTTACCTTGAACGCCGACGGCACGTTCAGTACTTCGGATAATCCGGGAGTCGTTACGGGGCTGGTTATCTCGCCGTCGCAACTTATCGAGTTGCAGGACCCGACGGCGCTCTGGCCAAGCATCGTAGTCATCAACGCAGTGAAATAG
- a CDS encoding DUF3857 domain-containing protein encodes MSDTSFTYQKDGTGEKLVTVRMKITSEAGARQFSVISLPYAAANEHPTLEIVAVHHADGTSTETPVADAIDMPAPVTQQAPLYSDLKMLQIPVRGLRAGDSLEYRVRIQRKSAESPSQFWDVFAFAKDVVVLAQTLTLDVPIDKYVQVWSPASKPVITENAGRRVYKWSSSQLKPTMVDNKSKKEENAGEAAEHPKPDVAWTTFHSWQEVGEWYSALSTPRAAPTDALRSQADEITHDAKTPEEQIQALYSFVSTRIRYIGIDFGIGRYQPHAAPEVLVNRYGDCKDKDTLLQALLRAKGFAAGSALVGTTFDVVPELPSPGFFNHVITTVVLPSGRIWMDSTPGFTPFQLLVQPIRDKDALVIPLSGASALERTPAKPPFPFEDHFEAKATLAADGELKGKVNIDFRSDNELIVRAMAQNLAPAQWDQGTQFLANLLGFSGTTSNSTFSRAEDTQSPEHVSYDYTRKPFGDWDNFRIVPLFPANALPAAPEKQPSHDIELGAARTEFAVSHIQLPQGYGADLPDAIHVKTDFVAFDKTYKLENGELITERKITVLQSKLPIDQWEKYKKFAKDISLGEEAWVQLTTSAASQKGSHPPAPGENNPEAAGLVSQANFLEQRGDLAQARVKLDAAKKLSPEQPYLWSNYGYLAMVQNRAEEAKADYERELAHHPDESFVVNLYGGFLMRQGKKDEALRVAKSDFERDATNSGVALFLSSMQASSDLGAAIATLRRAYEANPDDRFIQNYLADYLVRDHKEKEAAEIAAKMVTAATGNPDALNNAAYVMAEANGDLALAEKTSKESLDMLDSQTGQSTITEANGQTFRLSSLLASSWDTLGYVLGKEGKLDKANDYLEAAWNNLARTAIGLHYGELLEKQGKRQEALRIYELASSALHPSAPDPTEQDLRTGISRLTAAGMKSTLGERGQSAQELRTFKLKLASPSPTYWSSIYRLQFSAGGLQDVMHVGTGLAKRGVDEQIRKANLPRLVPSASKGRILRDAVVTCSSGQLDCFMVLMPMGSIDAEHVQQ; translated from the coding sequence ATGTCTGACACAAGCTTTACTTATCAGAAGGACGGAACAGGCGAAAAGCTCGTAACGGTGCGGATGAAGATTACCAGCGAAGCTGGAGCGCGCCAATTCAGCGTCATCTCGCTTCCTTATGCCGCGGCCAATGAGCATCCAACCCTCGAGATCGTAGCTGTCCACCATGCGGATGGAACCTCGACCGAAACACCGGTCGCCGATGCAATCGATATGCCGGCGCCAGTCACCCAGCAGGCGCCGCTCTACTCGGATTTGAAGATGCTGCAGATTCCCGTACGCGGCCTCCGAGCGGGCGATTCTCTCGAGTACCGCGTGCGTATCCAGCGCAAAAGCGCTGAGTCGCCGTCGCAGTTCTGGGATGTCTTCGCGTTTGCCAAGGATGTGGTGGTCTTGGCGCAGACCCTGACGCTTGACGTGCCCATCGACAAATATGTGCAGGTTTGGAGCCCGGCATCCAAGCCTGTGATTACGGAAAACGCTGGCCGGCGCGTTTATAAGTGGTCGAGCAGCCAACTGAAGCCGACAATGGTCGACAACAAAAGTAAAAAAGAAGAAAACGCTGGCGAGGCTGCAGAACACCCAAAGCCCGATGTTGCCTGGACCACGTTCCATAGCTGGCAGGAAGTCGGCGAGTGGTACAGTGCCCTGTCCACTCCGCGCGCGGCACCCACCGACGCCTTGCGCTCACAAGCCGACGAAATCACGCACGACGCGAAGACACCCGAAGAGCAGATTCAAGCCCTTTACTCGTTTGTATCGACGCGCATCCGTTACATCGGCATCGATTTCGGAATTGGGCGTTACCAGCCTCATGCCGCGCCTGAGGTCTTGGTCAACCGATATGGCGATTGCAAAGATAAGGACACCCTGCTGCAGGCGCTCTTGCGCGCGAAGGGCTTCGCGGCTGGGTCTGCTTTAGTGGGCACGACTTTTGATGTAGTTCCGGAGTTGCCCTCGCCGGGATTCTTTAATCATGTGATCACCACGGTGGTGTTGCCTTCCGGCCGAATCTGGATGGATTCAACTCCCGGCTTTACCCCCTTTCAGCTTCTGGTTCAACCAATACGCGATAAGGATGCTCTCGTGATCCCGTTGAGTGGAGCGTCCGCGCTTGAACGCACGCCCGCCAAGCCGCCTTTTCCGTTCGAAGATCATTTCGAGGCCAAAGCCACGCTCGCCGCGGACGGCGAATTGAAGGGCAAGGTCAATATCGACTTTCGATCAGATAATGAGCTGATCGTTCGCGCCATGGCGCAGAACCTTGCGCCCGCACAGTGGGATCAGGGCACTCAGTTCCTCGCCAACTTGCTCGGATTCAGCGGTACGACCAGCAATTCGACCTTCTCTCGCGCGGAAGACACTCAGTCGCCAGAGCACGTCTCGTACGACTACACGCGCAAGCCTTTTGGCGACTGGGATAATTTCCGCATCGTGCCGCTTTTTCCGGCCAATGCGCTGCCTGCTGCGCCCGAGAAGCAGCCTTCGCATGACATCGAACTGGGAGCAGCGCGGACGGAGTTTGCCGTAAGCCATATTCAGCTTCCGCAGGGATATGGCGCCGATCTTCCTGACGCAATTCATGTCAAAACCGACTTTGTTGCCTTCGACAAGACATACAAGCTCGAAAACGGCGAGTTGATAACAGAACGGAAGATCACCGTTTTGCAATCAAAGCTACCCATAGATCAGTGGGAGAAATACAAGAAGTTCGCCAAAGACATATCGCTGGGTGAAGAGGCGTGGGTGCAGTTGACGACCAGCGCTGCTTCTCAAAAAGGATCACATCCGCCAGCGCCCGGTGAAAATAACCCTGAAGCCGCCGGGCTGGTGTCGCAAGCCAACTTTCTGGAGCAGCGCGGGGATTTGGCTCAGGCCCGCGTGAAGCTGGATGCCGCCAAAAAACTCAGTCCGGAGCAGCCATACCTGTGGAGCAACTACGGGTATCTCGCAATGGTGCAGAACCGCGCTGAAGAAGCCAAAGCAGATTATGAGCGCGAACTGGCACATCATCCCGATGAGAGCTTTGTCGTGAATCTTTACGGCGGGTTTCTGATGCGCCAGGGAAAGAAAGATGAAGCGCTTCGCGTAGCAAAATCGGATTTCGAGCGAGATGCAACTAATTCGGGCGTGGCCCTGTTTTTATCCTCAATGCAGGCAAGTTCTGATCTCGGAGCGGCAATTGCGACATTGCGCCGCGCTTACGAAGCCAATCCCGATGATCGCTTCATTCAGAACTACCTCGCAGACTATTTGGTGCGCGACCACAAGGAGAAAGAAGCTGCCGAGATCGCCGCGAAAATGGTGACTGCGGCTACTGGAAATCCAGATGCGCTGAACAATGCCGCATACGTGATGGCGGAAGCCAATGGAGACCTTGCGCTTGCGGAAAAGACGTCTAAAGAATCTTTGGACATGCTCGATTCACAAACCGGCCAGAGCACGATAACCGAGGCCAATGGTCAGACCTTCAGGCTGTCGTCGCTGCTTGCGTCCAGTTGGGATACGTTGGGATACGTACTGGGGAAAGAAGGCAAGCTCGATAAAGCCAACGACTATCTCGAGGCTGCATGGAACAACCTCGCTCGCACTGCCATTGGCTTGCATTACGGCGAGCTTTTGGAGAAGCAAGGCAAGAGGCAAGAGGCCTTGAGGATCTACGAACTCGCATCGTCTGCGCTCCACCCGTCCGCACCCGATCCAACCGAACAAGATCTCCGTACGGGCATCTCCAGGCTTACGGCGGCAGGCATGAAATCTACCTTAGGAGAGAGGGGGCAGTCGGCCCAGGAGCTACGTACTTTCAAACTCAAGTTAGCTTCACCAAGTCCGACTTATTGGTCCTCGATCTACCGCCTCCAGTTCTCTGCAGGCGGATTGCAGGATGTGATGCATGTTGGAACCGGCCTCGCAAAGAGGGGCGTCGATGAACAGATAAGAAAAGCGAATCTGCCACGATTGGTTCCCAGCGCTTCGAAGGGCCGCATTTTACGCGATGCTGTGGTCACGTGCTCTTCCGGGCAGTTGGATTGTTTCATGGTGTTGATGCCGATGGGCAGCATCGATGCGGAACATGTTCAGCAGTAG
- a CDS encoding GMC family oxidoreductase, with protein MKRVNAVVIGAGAAGGIVAKELSTAGLSVVLLERGKWYTPADCRKDDLRNQRTTLLGNAFGPEDEGNPRVWVDGKGTAHTVLPSEGAYQNNAACVGGGTLSYGAQAWRYMPQDFKMRSTYGAPAGSSLEDWPITYDDLEPFYEKAEYEIGVSGDYSGTPFHGPRRRDLPMPPLPPNREFGILEPAAKRLGLHPFHLPMLRNSVPYNGRGPCMRCRWCCGFACEVDAKNGSQNTVIPVALNTGNCELRTDCMAKEILTDDRGRATGVAYFDERGHLQQQPADIVIVSSAAIESARLLLNSRSRLFPNGLGNRYDQVGRHLQGHHYTGAIGYFDFETYDDIGPGASIAVMDYNHGTPGLCGGGMLANEFIRLPIHMLDRLPPGTPRWGAAHKQAMRHWHKRSIVIMGPTQQIPSASGRVTVDPTVRDRWGLPVARFEGNVHPHTFEIGDKQASRAEAWLKEAGAINTSLMAWHPESVSAGQHQAGTCRMGNDPQSSVVNRNCQLHDVDNVFVIDGSVHVTNGGFNPVLTIMAVAYHASAALVRNWKGTAFRS; from the coding sequence ATGAAGCGTGTGAACGCGGTAGTCATCGGCGCTGGCGCCGCCGGAGGCATCGTTGCCAAAGAGCTCTCCACCGCGGGCCTCAGCGTAGTTCTGCTGGAGCGCGGCAAATGGTACACCCCCGCCGACTGCCGCAAAGACGATCTCCGCAACCAGCGCACTACTCTACTGGGCAACGCTTTCGGCCCCGAAGACGAGGGCAATCCCCGCGTCTGGGTCGACGGAAAGGGAACTGCGCACACCGTCCTGCCCAGTGAAGGTGCCTATCAGAACAACGCCGCCTGCGTCGGTGGCGGCACTTTGAGCTACGGCGCGCAAGCTTGGCGCTACATGCCCCAGGACTTCAAAATGCGCTCGACGTACGGTGCTCCCGCCGGCAGTTCGCTTGAAGACTGGCCCATCACCTACGACGACCTCGAGCCCTTCTACGAAAAGGCTGAATACGAAATCGGCGTCTCCGGCGATTACTCCGGCACGCCTTTTCACGGCCCGCGCCGCCGCGATCTTCCCATGCCCCCGCTTCCGCCCAATCGCGAATTCGGCATCCTGGAACCCGCCGCCAAACGCCTCGGTCTTCATCCCTTCCATCTGCCCATGCTCCGCAATAGCGTGCCTTACAACGGGCGCGGTCCTTGCATGCGCTGCCGTTGGTGCTGCGGATTCGCCTGCGAAGTCGACGCTAAAAATGGTTCGCAGAACACTGTAATCCCCGTCGCCCTCAACACCGGCAACTGCGAACTGCGCACCGACTGTATGGCGAAGGAAATCCTCACCGACGATCGCGGCCGCGCCACCGGCGTCGCATACTTCGACGAGCGCGGTCATCTTCAGCAGCAGCCGGCCGACATCGTCATCGTCTCCTCTGCCGCCATCGAATCCGCGCGCCTCCTTCTCAACTCCCGCAGCCGACTCTTTCCCAACGGCCTCGGCAATCGCTACGACCAGGTCGGCCGCCATCTGCAGGGTCACCACTACACCGGCGCCATCGGCTACTTCGATTTCGAAACCTACGACGACATCGGTCCCGGAGCCAGCATCGCCGTCATGGATTACAACCACGGCACGCCCGGCCTCTGCGGCGGCGGCATGCTCGCCAACGAATTCATTCGCCTTCCCATCCACATGCTCGATCGCCTGCCGCCCGGTACGCCGCGCTGGGGAGCCGCGCACAAGCAGGCGATGCGCCACTGGCACAAGCGCTCCATCGTCATCATGGGCCCCACTCAGCAGATTCCATCAGCCTCCGGTCGAGTGACCGTGGATCCAACTGTCCGCGACAGGTGGGGACTGCCCGTAGCCCGCTTCGAAGGCAACGTGCATCCGCACACCTTCGAGATAGGAGACAAGCAGGCTAGCCGCGCCGAAGCCTGGCTCAAAGAAGCTGGAGCTATCAACACATCGCTCATGGCGTGGCATCCCGAAAGCGTCTCCGCCGGACAGCACCAGGCCGGCACCTGTCGCATGGGCAACGACCCTCAGTCTTCGGTCGTCAATCGCAACTGCCAGCTCCACGACGTCGACAACGTCTTCGTCATCGACGGCAGCGTTCACGTCACCAACGGCGGATTCAATCCCGTGCTCACCATCATGGCCGTCGCCTATCACGCATCCGCCGCGCTGGTACGCAACTGGAAAGGCACGGCCTTCCGCTCATGA
- a CDS encoding gluconate 2-dehydrogenase subunit 3 family protein has translation MRWFGQRCCSHRGFEVGPLRRPASKHVLTRRQFAMAGVLTGVAAVSGCHTAAGNSWNVLSDEHARTLAALCDQIIPADDFPSASQAGVVNYIDRQLARHYRRHHDIYRDGLDQAASMSRSRFGVALTDATLQQQLEIAVALEKQNRTFFELFRQHTMEGYYGSPRHGGNRDAVSWHMLGLDEPPLRGRAQYDLRGAAPRSNGGRS, from the coding sequence ATGCGCTGGTTTGGTCAGCGCTGCTGCTCGCATCGGGGATTCGAGGTAGGGCCATTGCGCAGGCCAGCATCGAAACACGTCCTGACACGCCGGCAATTCGCTATGGCTGGGGTTCTTACTGGTGTCGCTGCCGTTTCCGGATGCCATACCGCCGCAGGCAATAGCTGGAATGTCCTCAGCGACGAGCATGCGCGTACTCTCGCTGCACTCTGTGACCAGATCATTCCCGCTGATGACTTCCCCAGCGCGTCGCAAGCGGGAGTCGTCAACTACATCGATCGCCAGCTAGCGCGCCATTATCGCCGCCATCACGATATTTATCGCGATGGCCTCGATCAAGCTGCCTCGATGAGCCGTAGCCGTTTCGGCGTTGCTCTGACTGATGCGACGCTTCAACAGCAACTCGAAATCGCCGTCGCACTCGAAAAGCAAAACCGCACATTCTTCGAGCTCTTTCGGCAGCACACCATGGAGGGCTACTATGGCTCCCCGCGCCATGGCGGCAACCGCGACGCAGTAAGTTGGCATATGCTCGGCCTCGACGAGCCGCCTCTTCGCGGTCGCGCGCAATACGACCTACGCGGCGCAGCTCCACGCAGCAACGGCGGGCGCTCATGA